CTAGACACTCCCTTTGCTAGTGCCATGAAAATGATCagctgaaagggaaggaaaggtaaTTATCGAATAAATCTTCAGATCCTACGAACTTactgatttaagaaaaataaaaggaaaagcatacAAAATGTCTGTAGATGTAAAAAATGTAGTCTCCCAAGTTTCATAAAAGTTCATAATGCTGAATGTTAAGAGTGATCCAAGCCTCAATAATCTTTGAAATTACTACTGTAATGCCTATTGCAGACAGGCTGCTACTTTTCCACAGTGGAGTTTGCCACTGAATTCCTGTTAACTACATTTAACTTGCGTTCTTtcaccctcccaccccaaaatTCCCCAAAGTTATGTCAGACTCCAGATTGGTAGATTAGCTTTATGGAGAGAAAAACTCCAGAAGAGGTTTTTTAATTCTAACGCTTTCCGATCACATATTCACCagacagatatttaaaaacatctgaTTTGATTTACAAACATCACCATGACAAGTACTCTTTAAAGCATGATGTAACTCTGAGCACTTCCCGTGCACATTGGATCTAGCTGTGGCACATTTTCACCAATTGTCCTGTGCATGCTTTGCAAAAAGCAGGATGAAACTAAGACCAAAACACTTCCTATTGTACTATGTAATAGTAATGTGTGGCTGGGTGTTTACACCTAAGATGTAATGTCTCTTATCTAGAACAGCCCAAGATTCTAATTAGGCTGTGTTACTGAAAGTGAGACAGTGGAGGGTCTTCATCCTCAAATGAAATTAGGTTAGCAAGATAAATAGGAGCACCTCCTAGATATTCTGTTCTCCAGTAGCTTCACTTAGTATCATTCTTAATATGTAACCAAGGAGCTATTTTTACTCCGCTATATGGAGCGCCAAATAGATACAAATTTGTACCTCTTTACAGGATGGGAAAACTTAAGGGTGTGGGTGCAAAGCCAGGAGCATCTGTGGCTCTGAACTGTATGTAATTTGTTAGACCTAGTGATGTTGTGACCACACCCAGAAACCTCCAATGACTTAAATTATTATGTAAAGCCACACCTACCTGTGAAGATATGGTCTAACTGAAATCTACATGTCAGTTCTTTCCCTGTTCAGATTTATATTCTTTACAAATAACACATACATGCATGTTCTTGCTATTTCAACTTCATGTAAACACATACAGGAGCCTTACTTGGTCTTGCAGAGAATCATCCACAGCTCCACCATGTTTAAGGTTCCTAAGCAGTATCTCAGCTGCTTCAATGCCAACCTTGTCAGAATTCTTTCCTAACAGAGAAATCCAGGTTAGGAAGCTGACAAttattaattaacattttaaaaatacagaaagaagaaaaaaaaatatcattaaatgATCAACTTTTTAAACCTTATCTCCACGCTCTTGTCTCAACTGTCTGCTTAAAAAACTCCTCCCATCTTATGACGACACATAGTTCATACTCCCTAAGCAGTGGAAAGAAAGTAACCCTACTTAGtcagagaaacattttattcaaaCCATTTAAAACTAGAATCACTTCTACTCCTTATAATCTAAATACACATCTAGACTGACTGTCAAACTAAAACTTTACAGGTAAACAACAAAGACCGTATGTTCTTAAAGTCCAGAAGCATTTTCAACTCGGTGATCCTTAACAATCCATTCTGATAAaagtttaataattttgtaatttttgtcaCTATGCAGAAGCAGCTTAGTACAAAGTGCAAGATTCCATTTACAAATGCAAAAGAGGTATACTTCATGGAACTCTTACCTCTCTTGCCCAGTGATGATCCAGCTAACAAACAACCCGTTGAAGTCTCTGCAACAACgctaagcagaaaaaacagaatcaTTATTAAGAACAAAATCACTCAACATTACACTTTATTTACCAGATATGTAATCAAAATCTAGCTAATCAACCAGAAAGATTACAGGTATCAATAGAAGGTTTGGGGTCATCTTACATTATTCCGCTTCCAGTCCCAAAGGCTTGATCATCAGGTTCTCGAACAGGCTGAATATTAATGTAAAgatctctgatttcttttctgatgcatctcactgctgctgcagacatgTCTTTTGCCAGCTAACAAGATAAAAGgcaaaaacattatttaactTATGTAACATAGTAATACTTTATCCTCGTAAGTCTAATTATTACAGCGAATCCCTGAAGAAAGTGGCTACTTTAttaactagaaaaataaaaaagattgtTATAAAGCCCCTACAAGCAAGCACTTAACATCATCTCTTCTGAGAATTTTCCCACAAAATTAGGTAACATTACATGCTGAACAAATGATAGTTATGGTGATGTATGTGGAAGCTTCAATATCAATAGAAATTCAAGAAGCTTTCTCGATTCATAGAAAGATTAGATTTTAGTCTTGATTACCTCAAGACAgtagattattaaaaaaaacccaacaaacaaaaccattgaACACCTCACAATTGCTAGGTACAGGATATACCCTACaagataaaatatataaaataacagttttaaatCACAGGGAGGTGGGGGCAGATGAAACTTATCACATTCTTGTGATCCAATCATCACCAATTCATAGGTTTGGAGATTTTAAGACCAAGACCAGCAGTCCATAGCTCTTCAAAAAGTAACTcagtttctcctcttccttcctctacTAATTCCTAGCCTGCGTGTGAGAAGGAGCCTTAAGGAGATCCCACCACTTAGTCTCTGTAAACACAGACAGGATAGGAATAATAGCAAGAAGGGGGTACAAAGGAGcaaatttctctcttttacCTTTGGTTAAACCTACCCTTAACTTGTCCTGTCTAATACCCTTAGCAATAGTTTAAAAGTTTGATGTATTCTGACCTCTGCCTATTACAGTGCACCTTAGTCTACCCACAAATCTATGAACAAGGGCTGtgatttcaaatttaaaataatccacATAGATATGAAGGATATGCAAATCACATATAAGATACCGCTCAATATATGCTAAAGACTTTTGAACAGTCATATGAAATGTGTCAGGGATGCTGCTCCCATTTCCTGCTTTAGCTGCTAcctaaaatgcatttattgtGTAGCAAGACGGTAAGTCAAAACTTCCATTCCATGGCCTGAATAACTGAAACCATTTAATAAGGCTACACTGTATGTGAAACACCACAGGATACAGGAACAGTAGAGATAAATCAAGCAGATTACATGCAattttatatagatatatatgaaGTTGGATACTACCAGAGCCTATTATCAGCACTTACTTTTATAGGCAGTGCTCCAGCAACAAATGCTCTTCCATATATCTTTGTCACTATGCCACGTTCTGTTAAGTTTATTGGGCTCAACTCTTTGACTGGTGACATCTGGACTACAACTTCACCACCTCCCTGAGGATAGTAGCCCCTATTTAGAAACAGTAATCAGATATAACTAAATGCAAAAAACACAAGGAAACCAAGAAAAGCCAGAAAGGCTTTTCATATATTTCattatacatttttatgttctgttaCTGTACATATAAATTTTCTTGATGCGTGCTTTAGAAATCTTTAGAATAGTATTAGGTTCTCTATCAGTGTTACCTCATAACATCTTATTAACTACCTAACACCAACATAACTGGCACCTCAGAAAAAGCTCAGTAATATACTGCTTGTTCAGCATACACTTCCTTCAGCAGTAGCCCACACACAGGAAACGttaaacagcagctgaagacagcaatgaaaaaaaaaaaaaagacaggaaagaactGTAACACATTCATCATATGGTGGCAGTATACACAGAAGCAGCTAATGCAGGTTACTTCATGTATTATAAATTCATCCCTCAACTTGATTGAGCATCTTGTGTGCGTGCCTCTGTGTTCACACATTAGTTCAGCAAGGCCTGCCTCTGCCACAGTTCTCTGTTGCTCACCTCTTTTTTATGTCACAATTAAATGTGAAATTGAACTTTTCAACTATTGGcttgaaaacctgaaaaacaagtACATATAAAAACTCAGAGTGagtatattttgcatttataatTCCCCACTATTTTATGcggtctgaaaaaaaaaattcaacacaaaaatttcagttacataattacaaagaaaaagaaaaaagatagcCAGTCTCATCCATATACAGCTTATTTGACATTCCTCATACTTCACTCTGAATGACACTTTGTGTAAAAGGATCTTCTTatgggaagaggcagagaaatgcTGAACAACTCACAGCACTTCCAGactaaagaatattttaaagagaaattttctttAGTAATTAAAAGCACACAGACTAGTTGCTGTTTCAGGGAATTCCACGAAACACTAGTTGCTCTTTACATATAGTACACTAACAGTGTTATATTCCCATGCCTAATCCCTGTAATTACAAATAAACTTGCAGTAAAAGCAGCAGTATAGTAGTTACATTACATATATATGAATGAAAGATACACCAAGTCAAAGAAATTTATCCCTACCATGACTGTGTAGTCTATCTGAGGAGCCATCTCAGCATTAGTCCCACCTTTTAAATGAAGTTCTGATGGGGAAGCAGCGAACAGCACACAGGGCATTGCTACCTGCATCAGTAAACACACGCTcctgaaagcaattaaaagatATTACAAATGTCATGCAGTTATAATCCACAGAATTCCATACAATCACTATGTATCAAAGGCAATTAACTTCCCAGAGAATTTacttaaatatttgattttgaaCATTATCTATAAAGTAAACTTATTAGtcttaaaaaa
The sequence above is drawn from the Falco naumanni isolate bFalNau1 chromosome 11, bFalNau1.pat, whole genome shotgun sequence genome and encodes:
- the RTCA gene encoding RNA 3'-terminal phosphate cyclase isoform X1 — encoded protein: MDGDRVEIDGGIMEGGGQILRVSTALSCLLGLPLRVRRIRAGRSQPGLRPQHLSGLAIIRDLCEGRLEGGEIGSTEITFTPGKIKGGTHTADTKTAGSVCLLMQVAMPCVLFAASPSELHLKGGTNAEMAPQIDYTVMVFKPIVEKFNFTFNCDIKKRGYYPQGGGEVVVQMSPVKELSPINLTERGIVTKIYGRAFVAGALPIKLAKDMSAAAVRCIRKEIRDLYINIQPVREPDDQAFGTGSGIIVVAETSTGCLLAGSSLGKRGKNSDKVGIEAAEILLRNLKHGGAVDDSLQDQLIIFMALAKGVSRVKTGPITLHTQTAIHFAEQLTKAKFTVTKLEEEDPGKDTYIIECQGMGMINPNL
- the RTCA gene encoding RNA 3'-terminal phosphate cyclase isoform X2 — encoded protein: MDGDRVEIDGGIMEGGGQILRVSTALSCLLGLPLRVRRIRAGRSQPGLRPQHLSGLAIIRDLCEGRLEGGEIGSTEITFTPGKIKGGTHTADTKTAGSVCLLMQVAMPCVLFAASPSELHLKGGTNAEMAPQIDYTVMVFKPIVEKFNFTFNCDIKKRGYYPQGGGEVVVQMSPVKELSPINLTERGIVTKIYGRAFVAGALPIKLAKDMSAAAVRCIRKEIRDLYINIQPVREPDDQAFGTGSGIIVVAETSTGCLLAGSSLGKRGKNSDKVGIEAAEILLRNLKHGGAVDDSLQDQAKFTVTKLEEEDPGKDTYIIECQGMGMINPNL